The Coregonus clupeaformis isolate EN_2021a unplaced genomic scaffold, ASM2061545v1 scaf0774, whole genome shotgun sequence genomic interval CTGTAGTCTAACTAATGCAGCATAGTGGCTACGTGGCTGAAACACGGGGTTTGCACTCTGATTATCACCTGTAGTCTAACTAATGCAGCATAGTGGCTACATGGCTGAAACACGGGGTTTGCACTCTGATTATCACCTGTAGTCTAACTAATGCAGCATAGTGGCTACGTGGCTGAAACACGGGGTTGGCACTCTGCATTATCACCTGTAGTCTAACTAATGCAGCATAGTGGCTACGTGGCTGAAACACGGGGTTGGCACTCTGCATTATCACCTGTAGTCTAACTAATGCAGCATAGTGGCTACGTGGCTGAAACACGGGGTTGGCACTCTGATTATCACCTGTAGTCTAACTAATGCAGCATAGTGGCTACGTGGCTGAAACACGGGGTTGGCACTCTGCATTATCACCTGTAGTCTAACTAATGCAGCATAGTGGCTACGTGGCTGAAACACGGGGTTGGCACTCTGATTATCACCTGTAGTCTAACTAATGCAGCATAGTGGCTACGTGGCTGAAACATTGGGTTGGCACTCTGATTATCACCTGTAGTCTAACTAATGCAGCATAGTGGCTACGTGGCTGAAACACGGGGTTGGCACTCTGATTATCACCTGTAGTCTAACTAATGCAGCATAGTGGCTACGTGGCTGAAACACGGGGTTGGCACTCTGATTATCACCTGTAGTCTAACTAATGCAGCATAGTGGCTACGTGGCTGAAACACGGGGTTGGCACTCTGCATTATCACCTGTAGTCTAACTAATGCAGCATAGTGACTACGTGGCTGAAACACGGGGTTGGCACTCTGCATTATCACCTGTAGTCTAACTAATGCAGCATAGTGGCTACGTGGCTGAAACACGGGGTTGGCACTCTGCATTATCACCTGTAGTCTAACTAATGCAGCATAGTGGCTACGTGGCTGAAACACGGGGTTGGCACTCTGATTATCACCTGTAGTCTAACTAATGCAGCATAGTGGCTACGTGGCTGAAACACGGGGTTGGCACTCTGATTACCCCTAGTTAATGAGGTAGATCACAGGCTCTAAATGTGATGTTGTTGGTTCCACTGGCGCTTATTTAATGTTGATGTATAAAACccaatattattataatattagaTCATATTTAGTTAGTCTGACCTATCTGGGACACCTACAATCATTCAAAGAAATAGAAGTGTTTTTCGGTTTCAGAATCAACTTAATTTGCTATTTTGGTTaatggccttggtgccctggcagatTGCCCCCCCCCCTTAAGGACAAATGCCCGTAAAACCAGGACATTCCAGGCCAGACAGACACCCTTTGTGGTATCTGTTGATGTAATGTCACAGAAGCACTCACAGGCCTAGACTTTCCACACTTTAACCATGTGGATTCTTAGTTGACCTTTCACCGGACTCTCTGGAAAGTTTTTGCCGTTGTTACTTTGCTGTTTGCAGGGTACAaaaaaaacagacagacacacacacacacacacacacacacacacacacacacaaacggatTCCTCTGGCCCTGGAGTCAAGCCAATCTGGGATCTCCTCCAAAATCTCAGAGCCAATCGGAGCGGGCCATTCCTTGATCATGCACACATCACATGGCTAGTTggctgttcctttacacggtcaGGTGTTTTGGCAGGGTTAATAATCCTCTCCTATATTAATGAGCTGTAGTCACACCTTGATTATGTGTTAATAAGGGTCTTTCCCTCTCCAGCCCTTCACTGTATCTCATCTGGGTCTGTGTGCTGGTGTCATGGTAACCGCCTCCCACAACCCCAAACAGGACAACGGATACAAGGTAACATTCATTACTTTATTGATTGATTATTTCAGTGTTTCTTTTCAGTCTTAGGCGTATTGATCTGTTTCTGTTGGATCAGTTTCTAGGTGTATTAGACCAGTGTaaagtagtctctctctctctctctctctctgtctctgtctctctctctctctcctgcatccTTCTCTCACTCcgtctttcactctctttctgtcggactctctctctctgtgtctctctctctctctctctcctgtctcccagGTGTATTGGGAGAACGGTGCCCAGATCGTGCCGCCCCATGATAAGGGTATCTCTGTAGCCATCGAGGCTAACCTGGAGCCCTGGCCTGGGTCCTGGGACACAACCTCTCACAGCCCTCTGCTGAAGGACCCTTACCAAGACATTCACACTGAGTACTACCGGACCATCCAGCAACACTGTCACCACAggtactccccccccccccccctcctctgacCCCCatctcccccactccctcctctaaCCCCCATCTCCCGTCCTTTTCAGGGAAATCAACAAGAGTTCGGAGGTGAAGATCGTGCACACCTCCGTGCACGGAGTAGGGCACACCTTCGTCCAATCAGCTTTCAAGGCCTTTGACCTACGACCCCCGTACGCTGTGGAGGAACAGAAAGACCCTGACCCCGAGTTCCCCACCGTCCAATACCCCAAccctgaggagggggagggggtccTGGTACACAGAACTAGTCTCAATCCTAGACAACATGGTGTAATAATGGGACATgccaaccccctccctccctccctccaacagtctagaactagtcccaatcctagacaacatggtgtaataatgggacatgccaacccctccctccctccctccaacagtctagaactagtcccaatcctagacaacatggtgtaataatgggacatgccaacccctccctccctccctcccaacagtctagaactagtctcaatcctagacaacatggtgtaataatgggacatgccaacccctccctccctccctccaacagtctagaactagtcccaatcctagacaacatggtgtaataatgggacatgccaacccctcctccctccctccaacagtctagaactagtctcaatcctagacaacatggtgtaataatgggacatgccaacccctccctccctccctccaacagtctagaactagtcccaatcctagacaacatggtgtaataatgggacatgccaacccctccctccctccctccaacagtctagaactagtcccaatcctagacaacatggtgtaataatgggacatgccaacccctccctccctccctccaacagtctagaactagtcccaatcctagacaacatggtgtaataatgggacatgccaacccctccctccctccctccaacagtctagaactagtctcaatcctagacaacatggtgtaataatgggacatgccaacccctccctccctccctccaacagtctagaactagtctcaatcctagacaacatggtgtaataatgggacatgccaacccctccctccctccctccctccaacagtctagaactagtcccaatcctagacaacatggtgtaataatgggacatgccaaccctccctccctccctccaacagtctagaactagtcccaatcctagacaacatggtgtaataatgggacatgccaacccctccctccctccctccaacagtctagaactagtcccaatcctagacaacatggtgtaataatgggacatgccaacccctccctccctccctccaacagtctagaactagtcccaatcctagacaacatggtgtaataatgggacatgccaacccctccctccctccctccaacagtctagaactagtcccaatcctagacaacatggtgtaataatgggacatgccaacccctccctccctccctccctccaacagtctagaactagtctcaatcctagacaacatggtgtaataatgggacatgccaacccctccctccctccctccaacagtctagaactagtctcaatcctagacaacatggtgtaataatgggacatgccaacccctccctccctccctccaacagtctagaactagtctcaatcctagacaacatggtgtaataatgggacatgccaaccccctccctccctccctccaacagtctagaactagtcccaatcctagacaacatggtgtaataatgggacatgccaacccctccctccctccctccaacagtctagaactagtcccaatcctagacaacatggtgtaataatgggacatgccaacccctccccccctccctccaacagtctagaactagtctcaatcctagacaacatggtgtaataatgggacatgccaaccccctccctccctccctccaacagtctagaactagtcccaatcctagacaacatggtgtaataatgggacatgccaacccctccctccctccctccctccaacagtctagaactagtcccaatcctagacaacatggtgtaataatgggacatgccaacccctccctccctccctccaacagtctagaactagtcccaatcctagacaacatggtgtaataatgggacatgccaaccccctccctccctccctccaacagtctagaactagtctcaatcctagacaacatggtgtaataatgggacatgccaacccctccctccctccctccaacagtctagaactagtcccaatcctagacaacatggtgtaataatgggacatgccaacccctccctccctccctccaacagtctagaactagtctcaatcctagacaacatggtgtaataatgggacatgccaacccctccctccctccctccctccaacagtctagaactagtcccaatcctagacaacatggtgtaataatgggacatgccaacccctccctccctccctccaacagtctagaactagtcccaatcctagacaacatggtgtaataatgggacatgccaacccctccctccctccctccctccaacagtctagaactagtcccaatcctagacaacatggtgtaataatgggacatgccaacccctccctccctccctccaacagtctagaactagtcccaatcctagacaacatggtgtaataatgggacatgccaaccctccctccctccctccaacagtctagaactagtcccaatcctagacaacatggtgtaataatgggacatgccaacccctccctccctccctccaacagtctagaactagtcccaatcctagacaacatggtgtaataatgggacatgccaacccctccctccctccctccaacagtctagaactagtcccaatcctagacaacatggtgtaataatgggacatgccaacccctccctccctccctccaacagtctagaactagtctcaatcctagacaacatggtgtaataatgggacatgccaacccctccctccctccctccaacagtctagaactagtcccaatcctagacaacatggtgtaataatgggacatgccaacccctccctccctccctccaacagtctagaactagtcccaatcctagacaacatggtgtaataatgggacatgccaacccctccctccctccaacagtctagaactagtctcaatcctagacaacatggtgtaataatgggacatgccaacccctccctccctccctccaacagtctagaactagtcccaatcctagacaacatggtgtaataatgggacatgccaaccccctccctccctccctccaacagtctagaactagtcccaatcctagacaacatggtgtaataatgggacatgccaacccctccctccctccctccaacagtctagaactagtcccaatcctagacaacatggtgtaataatgggacatgccaacccctccctccctccctccaacagtctagaactagtcccaatcctagacaacatggtgtaataatgggacatgccaacccctccctccctccctccaacagtctagaactagtcccaatcctagacaacatggtgtaataatgggacatgccaacccctccctccctccctccaacagtctagaactagtcccaatcctagacaacatggtgtaataatgggacatgccaacccctccctccctccctccaacagtctagaactagtcccaatcctagacaacatggtgtaataatgggacatgccaacccctccctccctccctccaacagtctagaactagtcccaatcctagacaacatggtgtaataatgggacatgccaacccctccctccctccctccaacagtctagaactagtcccaatcctagacaacatggtgtaataatgggacatgccaacccctccctccctccctccaacagtctagaactagtcccaatcctagacaacatggtgtaataatgggacatgccaaccccctccctccctccctccaacagtctagaactagtcccaatcctagacaacatggtgtaataatgggacatgccaaccccctccctccctccctccaacagtctagaactagtcccaatcctagacaacatggtgtaataatgggacatgccaacccctccctccctcccctccaacagtctagaactagtcccaatcctagacaacatggtgtaataatgggacatgccaacccctccctccctccctccaacagtctagaactagtcccaatcctagacaacatggtgtaataatgggacatgccaaccccctccctccctccctccaacagtctagaactagtcccaatcctagacaacatggtgtaataatgggacatgccaaccccctccctccctccaacagtctagaactagtcccaatcctagacaacatggtgtaataatgggacatgccaacccctccctccctccctccaacagtctagaactagtcccaatcctagacaacatggtgtaataatgggacatgccaacccctccctccctccctccaacagtctagaactagtcccaatcctagacaacatggtgtaataatgggacatgccaacccctccctccctccctccaacagtctagaactagtcccaatcctagacaacatggtgtaataatgggacatgccaacccctccctccctccctccaacagtctagaactagtcccaatcctagacaacatggtgtaataatgggacatgccaacccctccctccctccctccaacagtctagaactagtcccaatcctagacaacatggtgtaataatgggacatgccaacccctccctccctccctccaacagtctagaactagtcccaatcctagacaacatggtgtaataatgggacatgccaacccctccctccctccctccaacagtctagaactagtcccaatcctagacaacatggtgtaataatgggacatgccaacccctccctccctccctccaacagtctagaactagtcccaatcctagacaacatggtgtaataatgggacatgccaacccctccctccctccctccaacagtctagaactagtctcaatcctagacaacatggtgtaataatgggacatgccaacccctccctccctccctccaacagtctagaactagtcccaatcctagacaacatggtgtaataatgggacatgccaacccccctccctccctccctccaacagtctagaactagtctcaatcctagacaacatggtgtaataatgggacatgccaacccctccctccctcccctccaacagtctagaactagtcccaatcctagacaacatggtgtaataatgggacatgccaacccctccctccctccctccctccaacagtctagaactagtcccaatcctagacaacatggtgtaataatgggacatgccaaccccctccctccctccctccaacagtctagaactagtcccaatcctagacaacatggtgtaataatgggacatgccaaccccccccctccctccctccaacagtctagaactagtcccaatcctagacaacatggtgtaataatgggacatgccaacccctccctccctccctccaacagtctagaactagtcccaatcctagacaacatggtgtaataatgggacatgccaacccctccctccctccctccaacagtctagaactagtcccaatcctagacaacatggtgtaataatgggacatgccaaccccctccctccctccaacagtctagaactagtcccaatcctagacaacatggtgtaataatgggacatgccaacccccctccctccctccaacagtctagaactagtcccaatcctagacaacatggtgtaataatgggacatgccaaccccctccctccctccaacagtctagaactagtcccaatcctagacaacatggtgtaataatgggacatgccaacctccctccctccctccaacagtctagaactagtcccaatcctagacaacatggtgtaataatgggacatgccaacccctccctccctccctccaacagtctagaactagtcccaatcctagacaacatggtgtaataatgggacatgccaacccctccctccctccctccaacagtctagaactagtcccaatcctagacaacatggtgtaataatgggacatgccaaccccctccctccctccctccaacagtctagaactagtcccaatcctagacaacatggtgtaataatgggacatgccaacccctccctccctccaacagtctagaactagtctcaatcctagacaacatggtgtaataatgggacatgccaacccctccctccctccctccaacagtctagaactagtcccaatcctagacaacatggtgtaataatgggacatgccaacccctccctcccccctccaacagtctagaactagtcccaatcctagacaacatggtgtaataatgggacatgccaacccctccctccctccaacagtctagaactagtcccaatcctagacaacatggtgtaataatgggacatgccaaccccctccctccctccctccaacagtctagaactagtcccaatcctagacaacatggtgtaataatgggacatgccaacccctccctccctccctccctccaacagtctagaactagtcccaatcctagacaacatggtgtaataatgggacatgccaacccctccctccctccaacagtctagaactagtcccaatcctagacaacatggtgtaataatgggacatgccaacccctccctccctccctccaacagtctagaactagtcccaatcctagacaacatggtgtaataatgggacatgccaacccctccctccctccctccaacagtctagaactagtcccaatcctagacaacatggtgtaataatgggacatgccaacccctccctccctccctccaacagtctagaactagtcccaatcctagacaacatggtgtaataatgggacatgccaacccctccctccctccctccaacagtctagaactagtctcaatcctagacaacatggtgtaataatgggacatgccaacccccctccctccctccaacagtctagaactagtcccaatcctagacaacatggtgtaataatgggacatgccaaccccctccctccctccctccctccaacagtctagaactagtcccaatcctagacaacatggtgtaataatgggacatgccaaccccctccctccctccaacagtctagaactagtcccaatcctagacaacatggtgtaataatgggacatgccaacccctccctccctccctccaacagtctagaactagtcccaatcctagacaacatggtgtaataatgggacatgccaaccctccctccctccctccaacagtctagaactagtcccaatcctagacaacatggtgtaataatgggacatgccaaccccctccctccctccaacagtctagaactagtcccaatcctagacaacatggtgtaataatgggacatgccaacccctccctccctccctccctccaacagtctagaactagtcccaatcctagacaacatggtgtaataatgggacatgccaaccccctccctccctccctccaacagtctagaactagtctcaatcctagacaacatggtgtaataatgggacatgccaacccccctccctccctccaacagtctagaactagtcccaatcctagacaacatggtgtaataatgggacatgccaacccctccctccctccctccaacagtctagaactagtcccaatcctagacaacatggtgtaataatgggacatgccaacccctccctccctccctccaacagtctagaactagtcccaatcctagacaacatggtgtaataatgggacatgccaacccctccctccctccctccaacagtctagaactagtcccaatcctagacaacatggtgtaataatgggacatgccaacccctcccctccctccctccctccaacagtctagaactagtcccaatcctagacaacatggtgtaataatgggacatgccaacccctccctccctccctccaacagtctagaactagtcccaatcctagacaacatggtgtaataatgggacatgccaacccctccctccctccctccaacagtctagaactagtcccaatcctagacaacatggtgtaataatgggacatgccaacccctccctccccttgGTTTGAAGCTTCCTCCCCCTAGTTAGGTCAGAGACAGGGTTCAAATCATGTCTTGTTGTTTTCATTGTTCTCCCATTGTCCCACTGAAGCTAGAAGCACATCTAGTTAGTTGATTAGTATCTCTGCTTTCCAACTGTgataccggtgtgtgtgtgtgtgtgtgtgtgttaacggtgtgtttgtgtgtttcctgCAGACCCTGTCGTTTGCCCTGGcggagagggagggagctagTGTAGTTCTGGCCAACGACCCTGATGCTGACCGCCTGGCCATCGCTGAGAAACAGAAGGGGTAGGGTACATGTTGTGTAGTGTTCATTGGTGATGAGTTGGGGGGGCGTTGCTGGGCTGATGGGTGTGtgacatctctctgtctctgtctctctctctctctctttctgtcccccatctctctctctgtgtgtgtgtagtggtcagTGGCGTGTGTTCAGTGGTAATGAGTTGGGGGCGTTGCTGGGCTGGTGGGTGTACCAGTGTTGGAAACAGACCAACCCAGACCAGTCTACGGTGAAGTCAGTCTACATGCtggcctccaccgtctcctctaAGATTCTACGGGCCATCGCTCTCAAGGAGGGCTTCCACtttgaggtaacacacacacacagacatatacacacacacacacatagacacagacaaatagagtggcttgcgaaagtattcacccccccttggcacttttcctattttgttgccttacaacctggaatcatttgatttacacaacatgcctaccactttgaagatgcaaagtcaatactttgtagagccaccttttgcagcaattacagctgcaagtctcttggggtatgtttctataagcttggcacatctagccacagggatctttgcccattcttcaaggcaaaactgctccagctccttcaagttggatagtttccgctggtgtacagcaatctttaagtcataccacagattctcaattggattgaggtctgggctttgactaggccattccaagacatttaaatgtttccccttaaaccactcgagtgttgctttagcagtatgcttagggtcattgtcctgctggaaggtgaacctccatccaagtctcaaatctctggaagactgaaacaggtttccctcaagaatttccctgtatttagcgccatgcatcattccttcaattctgaccagtttcccaggccctgccgatggaaaaacatccccacagcatgatgctgccaccaccatgcttcactgtggggatggtgttctcggggtgatgaaaggtgttgggtttcagaacaggtgtgtatataaactgagatcatgtgacacttagattgcacacaggtggactttatttaactaattatgtgacttctgaaggtaattggttgcaccagatcttaacaagttatttttaaaatttcacttcaccaattttgactattttgtgtatgtccattacatgaaatccaaataaaaatccatttaaattacaggttgtaatgcaacaaaatagaaaaaacgccaagggggatgaataccttttgcaaggcactgtacatacatatatttcactcacacacactttgaATTTACCAACAAACCCTTATACCCACAGACATTTCAGATCACACTCTGGCTCACAAACACATTCAATGAACAGACCTCATTTCATTCAATGAACAGACCTCATTTCATTCAATGAACAGACCTCATTTCATTCA includes:
- the pgm2 gene encoding phosphoglucomutase-2 isoform X4, with translation MENGLSSTGDIKLDQAINQWLQFDKPFTVSHLGLCAGVMVTASHNPKQDNGYKVYWENGAQIVPPHDKGISVAIEANLEPWPGSWDTTSHSPLLKDPYQDIHTEYYRTIQQHCHHREINKSSEVKIVHTSVHGVGHTFVQSAFKAFDLRPPYAVEEQKDPDPEFPTVQYPNPEEGEGVLTLSFALAEREGASVVLANDPDADRLAIAEKQKGGQWRVFSGNELGALLGWWVYQCWKQTNPDQSTVKSVYMLASTVSSKILRAIALKEGFHFEETLTGFKWMGNRARELLDQHKIVLFAFEEAIGYMCSSAVLDKDGVSAAAIAGEMTSYLATKNTTLSQQLTAIYEEYGYHITKNSYFICHDQEVIRAMFDRLRHYGNQDQEAVSYPRQCGGVPITAVRDLTTGYDSNQTDNKAVLPTSTSSQMISFTFSNGGVATMRTSGTEPKIKYYTELCAAPGNSDVKGLQKELDDLVDAIIEDFFQPMKNNLLPKPE